A region from the Musa acuminata AAA Group cultivar baxijiao chromosome BXJ1-10, Cavendish_Baxijiao_AAA, whole genome shotgun sequence genome encodes:
- the LOC135582519 gene encoding transcription factor SPATULA-like isoform X2, which yields MIVAVCFDSSSSFSCQGGQGRISCFSSSCAVGASSWKAEQMLTSSCYPISGGGGGGSGGGSKSLDHDFDSFECESEESVEVPEEHTKPVPARSSGSKRSRAAEVHNMSEKRRRSRINEKMRALQNLIPNSNKTDKASMLDEAIEYLKQLQLQVQILSMKNGLNLHSMYLSGGLQPFRTSQTCIGFGLNGNIAMNNRTGMLPLNQDSPVRSSFDLSNQCTTIEPSLINVTNLETPLVNPVESQRGSVQVPVSCEEMLTSDLLTQLYAADYTRDLTGGQASSAIGIDYLEECILGIEGRSQQLLSDEENFIQHLHG from the exons ATGATCGTGGCAGTGTGCTTTGACAGCAGCAGCTCTTTTTCTTGCCAAGGTGGTCAAGGGAGAATCTCCTGTTTTTCTTCTAGTTGTGCAGTTGGAGCTTCGTCTTGGAAGGCTGAGCAGATGTTGACTTCTTCTTGCTACCCCAtttctggtggtggtggtggtggtagtggtGGTGGAAGCAAGTCACTGGATCATGATTTTGACTCTTTTGAATGTGAGAGTGAG GAGAGTGTGGAGGTGCCGGAGGAGCACACAAAGCCGGTTCCGGCACGGAGCTCCGGCTCCAAGAGGAGCAGGGCTGCAGAGGTTCACAACATGTCTGAAAAG aggaggaggagtagAATCAATGAGAAGATGAGGGCACTGCAAAATCTGATTCCCAACTCAAATAAG ACAGATAAGGCTTCCATGCTTGATGAGGCTATTGAGTATCTCAAACAATTACAGCTCCAAGTGCAG ATTCTTTCAATGAAGAATGGTCTTAATCTCCACTCCATGTATTTGTCTGGAGGACTTCAGCCTTTCCGAACTTCACAGACATGTATAGGTTTCGGTCTGAATGGCAACATAGCAATGAACAACCGAACAGGAATGCTTCCCCTGAACCAAGATTCACCTGTTCGGAGCTCATTTGATCTGTCAAATCAGTGCACAACAATCGAGCCCAGTCTCATCAATGTGACTAATCTTGAGACTCCATTAGTGAATCCAGTAGAATCTCAACGTGGATCAGTCCAAGTTCCTGTATCCTGTGAG GAAATGTTAACAAGTGACTTGTTGACCCAGTTATATGCAGCGGATTACACAAGGGACCTCACAG GTGGGCAAGCATCATCTGCAATTGGTATCGACTACTTGGAAGAATGCATATTGGGAATAGAAGGAAGGTCACAACAATTGCTATCCGATGAGGAAAATTTCATTCAGCACTTGCATGG GTGA
- the LOC135582519 gene encoding transcription factor SPATULA-like isoform X1, with translation MIVAVCFDSSSSFSCQGGQGRISCFSSSCAVGASSWKAEQMLTSSCYPISGGGGGGSGGGSKSLDHDFDSFECESEESVEVPEEHTKPVPARSSGSKRSRAAEVHNMSEKRRRSRINEKMRALQNLIPNSNKTDKASMLDEAIEYLKQLQLQVQILSMKNGLNLHSMYLSGGLQPFRTSQTCIGFGLNGNIAMNNRTGMLPLNQDSPVRSSFDLSNQCTTIEPSLINVTNLETPLVNPVESQRGSVQVPVSCEEMLTSDLLTQLYAADYTRDLTGGQASSAIGIDYLEECILGIEGRSQQLLSDEENFIQHLHGLQSVSFPSSDLKEPFQDS, from the exons ATGATCGTGGCAGTGTGCTTTGACAGCAGCAGCTCTTTTTCTTGCCAAGGTGGTCAAGGGAGAATCTCCTGTTTTTCTTCTAGTTGTGCAGTTGGAGCTTCGTCTTGGAAGGCTGAGCAGATGTTGACTTCTTCTTGCTACCCCAtttctggtggtggtggtggtggtagtggtGGTGGAAGCAAGTCACTGGATCATGATTTTGACTCTTTTGAATGTGAGAGTGAG GAGAGTGTGGAGGTGCCGGAGGAGCACACAAAGCCGGTTCCGGCACGGAGCTCCGGCTCCAAGAGGAGCAGGGCTGCAGAGGTTCACAACATGTCTGAAAAG aggaggaggagtagAATCAATGAGAAGATGAGGGCACTGCAAAATCTGATTCCCAACTCAAATAAG ACAGATAAGGCTTCCATGCTTGATGAGGCTATTGAGTATCTCAAACAATTACAGCTCCAAGTGCAG ATTCTTTCAATGAAGAATGGTCTTAATCTCCACTCCATGTATTTGTCTGGAGGACTTCAGCCTTTCCGAACTTCACAGACATGTATAGGTTTCGGTCTGAATGGCAACATAGCAATGAACAACCGAACAGGAATGCTTCCCCTGAACCAAGATTCACCTGTTCGGAGCTCATTTGATCTGTCAAATCAGTGCACAACAATCGAGCCCAGTCTCATCAATGTGACTAATCTTGAGACTCCATTAGTGAATCCAGTAGAATCTCAACGTGGATCAGTCCAAGTTCCTGTATCCTGTGAG GAAATGTTAACAAGTGACTTGTTGACCCAGTTATATGCAGCGGATTACACAAGGGACCTCACAG GTGGGCAAGCATCATCTGCAATTGGTATCGACTACTTGGAAGAATGCATATTGGGAATAGAAGGAAGGTCACAACAATTGCTATCCGATGAGGAAAATTTCATTCAGCACTTGCATGG CTTGCAGAGCGTAAGTTTTCCAAGTTCTGATTTGAAGGAACCATTTCAAGATTCCTAA